From a region of the Candidatus Brocadia sp. genome:
- the xerC gene encoding tyrosine recombinase XerC: MQSCIDKYLVHLEHNRNFSSQTLRAYRNDLYQYLAFLLEEGCRDLESVTRLLLRRFLAFLKKRDYSKTTIARKLVSIRSLYKFLCREGVLKCNPAENIRAPKLEKKLPGFMSVRQIETLLNLPGLSTVTGIRDRAIMETLYSTGMRVSELVGTDVSDIDFFNEVVKVKGKGRKERLQPIGNHALDAIRSYLKERGSDKKALFLNNRGGRLTERSVARMLEKYVKIAGLSLAISPHTFRHSFATHLLDNGADLRSVQELLGHANLSSTQIYTHITTERLKQVYDKAHPRA, encoded by the coding sequence ATGCAGAGCTGCATTGATAAATACCTTGTTCACCTTGAGCACAACAGGAATTTTTCATCACAGACTTTACGGGCTTATCGAAATGATTTATATCAGTATCTTGCGTTTCTTCTTGAGGAAGGTTGCCGTGATCTTGAAAGTGTTACCCGTTTGTTGTTGCGAAGGTTTCTCGCCTTTTTAAAAAAACGGGATTATTCGAAAACCACGATTGCCAGAAAGCTGGTGTCAATCCGATCTCTTTATAAATTCTTGTGCCGTGAGGGAGTTTTAAAATGTAATCCTGCAGAGAACATTCGGGCTCCAAAGCTGGAAAAAAAACTACCCGGTTTTATGAGTGTCAGGCAGATCGAAACGCTCCTAAATCTTCCGGGCCTGAGTACGGTGACAGGCATTCGTGACCGGGCTATTATGGAGACATTGTACAGCACGGGTATGAGAGTAAGTGAATTAGTGGGAACTGACGTTTCGGACATAGACTTTTTCAATGAAGTTGTCAAAGTAAAAGGGAAAGGCAGGAAGGAACGTTTACAACCTATCGGGAATCATGCCTTGGACGCTATACGATCGTATCTCAAGGAAAGAGGGTCTGATAAGAAAGCGCTCTTTTTAAACAATCGCGGTGGCCGTTTGACTGAGCGCAGTGTGGCACGGATGCTGGAAAAATATGTAAAAATTGCCGGTTTAAGCCTTGCTATTTCTCCCCATACCTTTCGCCACAGCTTTGCAACCCATTTGCTGGACAACGGTGCTGATCTGCGATCTGTCCAGGAGCTGCTGGGGCATGCCAATCTTTCCTCAACGCAAATCTATACTCATATTACTACAGAACGGTTGAAGCAGGTGTATGATAAGGCGCATCCCAGGGCATAA
- a CDS encoding NUDIX hydrolase, producing MNKKQNKHKKPAVWQRHRIEKGPHLEILQARFDWLKHPRNHKEMKRLVLEANDWVNVVATTPGNEIVVVRQYRFGIGKITTEIPGGMVDHGEDSRAAAIRELKEETGYTCANWIYLGSVEPNPAILNNVCHSWHAKDAVQTGEMHPDEGEDIVVATLTLDEVRYEIKEGNFRHSLALLALTKVFNLWNGTL from the coding sequence ATGAATAAGAAACAGAATAAACATAAAAAGCCAGCGGTATGGCAACGACACCGTATCGAGAAGGGACCACATCTTGAGATTCTGCAGGCACGCTTTGATTGGCTAAAACATCCCAGAAATCACAAAGAAATGAAACGTCTGGTGCTTGAAGCAAATGACTGGGTGAACGTAGTTGCTACTACACCAGGCAATGAAATCGTGGTTGTCCGGCAATACCGGTTTGGCATCGGAAAGATAACCACCGAAATACCTGGCGGTATGGTTGACCACGGTGAGGATTCCAGGGCGGCAGCAATTCGGGAATTAAAGGAAGAAACCGGTTATACCTGTGCCAACTGGATTTATCTCGGTTCTGTCGAACCGAATCCGGCAATTTTGAATAATGTGTGCCATTCCTGGCATGCAAAAGACGCCGTTCAGACAGGAGAAATGCATCCTGACGAGGGTGAAGATATTGTCGTTGCTACGCTGACGCTCGATGAAGTACGATACGAAATTAAGGAAGGTAATTTCCGTCATTCACTAGCGCTCCTGGCACTTACAAAAGTTTTTAACTTATGGAATGGAACTCTATGA
- a CDS encoding glycosyltransferase family 4 protein: MKIAFVVYQFIREKGGVESYVWNASKQLLDRGHEVHIFAHRSCPDPDKRLIFHRIPAITFWSPLKYWTFAVNAPKIIKNSAIAFDLIHGFTQTLSQDIYRVGGGCHWDYMMHTYPLMQSRLGKIFMCMNPRHFSLLLLEKIIFKKKCYKQITCISEQCKGELIRHYQLSPDDIEVIYNGVDVKVFTPHNRPIYRDRIRAQYAITPDEVLVLFVGSGFKRKGLRHVINALSLFGASQKIKLLVVGRGNVREYQRFAKKKGVLDKLVFAGVCKHIHEIYAAGDIFIFPSEYDAFGTACLEAMASGLPVIVSSASGVSEIVTHGEDGFTVRHPIDAEEIAKYLRALLNKEAREHMGFLARLKAERYSFQANIEKTLQVYRKVSNIHS, from the coding sequence ATGAAGATTGCATTCGTGGTGTATCAATTTATCAGGGAAAAGGGGGGGGTGGAGAGTTATGTGTGGAACGCATCCAAACAACTTCTTGATCGTGGCCATGAAGTTCATATTTTTGCGCATCGATCCTGCCCGGATCCGGACAAGAGATTAATCTTTCATCGTATTCCGGCCATTACTTTCTGGTCTCCATTAAAATACTGGACATTTGCCGTAAATGCTCCTAAGATTATTAAAAATTCTGCAATAGCATTCGATCTTATTCATGGATTCACCCAGACATTGTCTCAGGATATTTATCGTGTCGGCGGTGGATGCCATTGGGACTATATGATGCATACCTATCCCTTGATGCAATCAAGGCTGGGTAAGATATTCATGTGTATGAATCCGAGACATTTTTCCCTCTTGCTTTTAGAGAAGATTATTTTCAAGAAGAAATGTTATAAACAAATTACCTGCATCTCAGAACAATGCAAGGGTGAATTAATACGGCATTACCAGCTATCTCCTGATGATATTGAGGTTATTTATAATGGCGTAGACGTCAAGGTATTTACCCCACACAACAGACCGATATACCGTGACAGGATACGGGCTCAATATGCAATTACACCGGACGAAGTGCTCGTGTTGTTCGTCGGTTCCGGATTTAAGAGGAAGGGACTGAGGCATGTTATCAATGCGTTATCTTTGTTTGGTGCTTCTCAAAAAATAAAATTGCTCGTCGTGGGAAGAGGAAACGTTCGGGAATACCAGAGATTTGCCAAAAAAAAAGGCGTGCTTGACAAACTGGTCTTCGCCGGCGTTTGCAAGCATATCCATGAAATATATGCAGCGGGAGATATTTTTATTTTTCCCAGTGAGTATGATGCCTTTGGCACAGCTTGCCTTGAGGCAATGGCATCAGGACTTCCTGTTATTGTTAGCAGCGCAAGTGGCGTATCAGAGATTGTTACGCATGGAGAAGACGGTTTTACCGTTCGCCATCCCATTGATGCAGAGGAAATAGCAAAATATTTGCGGGCGCTTTTAAACAAAGAAGCGAGAGAGCATATGGGTTTCCTTGCAAGGCTAAAGGCAGAAAGGTATTCCTTTCAGGCAAATATTGAAAAAACACTTCAGGTTTACCGGAAGGTATCGAATATCCACTCCTGA
- a CDS encoding GGDEF domain-containing protein has translation MSIVVAVDPWHEEDIALLHITADIIGNTIAHKQSEALVTYMAYYDILTALPSRNLFQDRLKVALVHAKRYKKLVAVMILDLDHFKSINDTLGHYMGDLLLKRFAERLTQCVRRGDTVARTGGDEFTILLPDLVHALNTVIVASKIIDALNQPFRLEGHEIHTTTSIGISLYPFDAESPEELIKKADIAMYLSKARGKNTYRFYKSDMNNKRNT, from the coding sequence TTGAGCATAGTTGTTGCTGTTGACCCGTGGCATGAGGAGGATATTGCGCTGCTGCACATCACTGCAGATATTATAGGAAATACAATTGCGCACAAACAATCAGAGGCCCTTGTCACCTATATGGCCTACTATGATATCCTGACTGCCTTACCCAGCCGCAACCTGTTTCAAGACCGATTGAAAGTGGCTTTGGTTCATGCAAAGCGCTATAAAAAGCTGGTAGCGGTTATGATTCTTGATCTGGATCATTTCAAAAGTATCAATGATACATTAGGCCATTATATGGGCGATTTGTTGCTAAAAAGGTTTGCAGAGCGACTGACACAATGCGTGCGCAGGGGTGATACGGTTGCTCGTACGGGCGGTGATGAATTTACCATTCTCCTGCCTGATTTGGTTCATGCGCTTAATACGGTTATTGTTGCAAGCAAAATTATTGATGCACTCAATCAGCCGTTCAGACTCGAAGGCCATGAAATTCATACCACCACCAGCATTGGTATCAGCCTCTATCCGTTCGATGCAGAGAGTCCGGAAGAACTGATCAAAAAGGCAGACATTGCCATGTACCTTTCCAAGGCACGCGGCAAAAATACCTACCGTTTTTACAAGTCTGACATGAATAACAAAAGAAATACGTGA
- a CDS encoding TIGR01212 family radical SAM protein (This family includes YhcC from E. coli K-12, an uncharacterized radical SAM protein.), whose protein sequence is MKNGVSSLHLKPCLLKHRFYPFREYLKEHFPYKVHKIPLHAGFTCPNRDGRVAVGGCTYCINESFSPNVKGHSLPVREQIERGKEFHKKRYGAEKFIAYFQSFTNTYADVETLRSCYEEALSDGDVVGLSIGTRPDCISDEILGLIDGYTKKYHVWIEYGLQSIHDKTLRRINRGHDSRTFLDAIQRTKKTCINICVHVILGLPGETEEEMMETAETVARLGIQGVKLHHLYVAKNTALAEEYFQGKVQTLNRNAYIKLAVGFLERIPSDVTVQRLVGDTHGNFLLSPVWKASKAEITNGITQEFERRGTYQGLQYARSIAVMKHAISCSSKIMGERDLEVLDYTS, encoded by the coding sequence ATGAAAAATGGAGTTTCTTCTCTTCACCTGAAACCCTGTCTTTTAAAACACCGGTTTTACCCGTTTCGTGAATACCTGAAGGAACATTTTCCCTATAAGGTGCACAAGATTCCGCTTCATGCCGGTTTTACGTGTCCGAATCGCGATGGGCGCGTTGCAGTGGGTGGTTGTACATACTGCATCAATGAAAGTTTTAGTCCCAACGTCAAAGGACATTCTCTTCCGGTAAGAGAGCAAATTGAAAGAGGTAAGGAATTCCATAAAAAGAGATATGGAGCAGAGAAATTTATCGCGTATTTCCAGTCTTTTACCAATACGTACGCTGATGTTGAAACGTTAAGATCCTGTTATGAAGAGGCGCTGAGTGACGGAGATGTTGTGGGACTTTCCATCGGCACGAGACCGGACTGTATCTCGGATGAGATTTTAGGTCTTATCGATGGTTATACAAAGAAATATCACGTTTGGATCGAATATGGGCTTCAATCCATTCACGATAAGACTTTAAGGCGAATTAACCGGGGGCATGATTCCAGGACATTTCTGGATGCCATACAGCGCACAAAAAAAACTTGCATCAATATATGTGTTCATGTTATTTTAGGACTACCCGGCGAGACGGAGGAAGAGATGATGGAAACCGCCGAGACAGTAGCACGTTTGGGTATACAGGGGGTAAAGCTGCATCACTTGTATGTGGCCAAAAATACCGCACTGGCTGAGGAGTATTTTCAAGGAAAAGTGCAAACCCTGAACAGGAATGCGTACATCAAGCTTGCTGTCGGTTTTTTAGAGCGCATCCCATCTGATGTTACTGTACAAAGGCTCGTCGGCGATACGCATGGCAATTTTCTCCTGTCACCCGTATGGAAGGCCAGTAAGGCGGAGATTACTAACGGGATAACGCAGGAATTTGAGCGTCGCGGCACGTATCAGGGCTTACAGTATGCCAGATCCATCGCTGTGATGAAACATGCGATTTCCTGTTCTTCAAAAATCATGGGGGAACGAGATTTAGAAGTGTTGGATTACACATCATAA
- a CDS encoding HPF/RaiA family ribosome-associated protein produces MILPLQITSRNLELTEAIESNIREHAEKLDKYYSRITSCRVMVEALPHRSLYNLRIDITVPGAEIVVKLDPNKDLYLAIRDAFRDICRKLEDFARRQRGDVKQHAEALRGLIKTLFSDQGYGFLATMDGREIYFHEHSVKNYEFKHLTVGMEVRFAEEMGEKGPQATYVKVI; encoded by the coding sequence GTGATATTACCATTGCAAATTACCTCGCGAAATTTAGAACTCACCGAAGCAATTGAGTCGAATATCCGTGAGCACGCAGAAAAGTTAGATAAGTATTACAGCAGAATTACGAGCTGCAGGGTCATGGTAGAGGCTCTTCCCCACAGATCATTGTACAATCTGCGTATCGACATAACAGTTCCTGGCGCAGAGATTGTGGTGAAACTCGATCCCAATAAAGATCTTTATCTTGCCATACGAGATGCCTTTCGTGATATCTGCCGTAAGCTGGAGGACTTTGCCAGAAGGCAGCGGGGGGATGTGAAACAACACGCGGAAGCGCTCCGTGGGCTTATCAAAACGCTGTTTTCGGATCAGGGCTATGGCTTCCTTGCCACGATGGATGGCCGCGAGATCTATTTCCACGAGCATAGTGTTAAGAACTATGAATTTAAACACCTGACCGTTGGTATGGAGGTGCGTTTTGCTGAAGAAATGGGCGAAAAAGGGCCACAGGCGACGTATGTGAAAGTGATCTGA
- a CDS encoding YdcH family protein: MQYEHHDLVHEFPEYREKIHDLKMTNSHFKRLFDNYHKLDKEIYRIENDIEPASDTTLEDLKKRRLALKDELFHMLQQEKS, encoded by the coding sequence ATGCAATATGAACATCACGACCTGGTTCATGAATTCCCTGAATATCGCGAAAAGATTCATGATCTTAAGATGACCAATAGTCACTTTAAAAGACTCTTTGATAACTACCATAAACTCGACAAGGAAATTTACCGGATTGAAAATGATATTGAACCCGCTTCAGACACGACACTGGAAGATCTTAAGAAGCGTAGGCTTGCCTTAAAAGATGAGCTTTTCCATATGCTGCAACAGGAAAAGAGCTAA
- a CDS encoding 3'(2'),5'-bisphosphate nucleotidase CysQ — protein sequence MNHEQYIQPLLTALHAAKRAGEAILEVYNSDFAVEHKDDHSPLTLADKRSHEIILNGLQQTRSTNNKEPPLNNPLLPILSEEGKDIPYNERKRWEYLWLVDPLDGTKEFIKRNGEFTVNIALIRKDKPVLGCIYIPVQDCFYFAAVNIGAYMLVNSKIVSDDLTIKKLLDASQGLPLSANTRKSALPKNQDIMEKHRALTIVGSRSHATQELSEFVDKIKETSGEVAFISAGSSLKFCLVAEGKADIYPRFGPTMEWDTAAGQAIVEQAQGWVLDIPTKGPLTYNKNTLVNPFFLASGQGFPPSQLKSLLSCPDRT from the coding sequence ATGAACCACGAGCAATATATTCAACCACTTCTCACTGCGCTTCACGCCGCAAAACGTGCCGGCGAAGCCATTCTTGAAGTCTATAATTCAGACTTTGCCGTTGAGCACAAAGATGACCATTCGCCTCTGACCTTAGCAGATAAACGTTCCCACGAAATTATTCTGAATGGGCTACAACAGACACGGAGCACAAATAACAAGGAACCCCCCCTAAATAACCCGCTTTTGCCTATACTAAGCGAGGAAGGAAAAGATATTCCTTATAACGAACGAAAAAGGTGGGAGTATCTCTGGCTCGTTGACCCCCTTGACGGGACAAAGGAGTTTATCAAGAGGAACGGGGAGTTCACAGTAAACATTGCCCTCATCCGCAAAGACAAACCCGTCCTCGGATGCATCTATATACCAGTGCAAGATTGCTTCTACTTTGCCGCTGTAAACATCGGCGCCTATATGCTCGTGAATAGTAAGATTGTGTCTGACGATCTCACGATAAAAAAACTCCTTGATGCATCACAGGGCCTACCGTTAAGCGCTAATACCAGGAAATCTGCACTCCCTAAGAACCAGGACATCATGGAGAAACATCGTGCACTTACCATTGTTGGTAGTCGTTCACATGCAACACAGGAACTGTCAGAGTTTGTAGATAAAATAAAAGAAACGTCCGGCGAGGTTGCATTCATCTCTGCGGGAAGTTCCCTGAAATTTTGCCTTGTGGCAGAAGGCAAGGCGGACATCTATCCGAGATTTGGCCCAACAATGGAATGGGACACAGCAGCCGGACAGGCTATCGTAGAACAGGCACAAGGGTGGGTTCTCGATATACCTACCAAAGGACCGCTAACGTATAATAAGAATACCCTCGTTAATCCCTTTTTTCTGGCTAGTGGACAAGGATTCCCGCCTTCACAACTTAAGTCGTTATTATCATGCCCGGACAGGACATGA
- a CDS encoding M48 family metalloprotease, translating to MVLPKSLLFHIAIPAIIFFSPDPLSIAGDDWQLHNPPAEISDAEEVELGKHVDEYIRHQFYLEDDPDFNQVVNSIVQRVVAASDRNTLPFTCVILQSLSINAFSAPGGYIYLTYGLLKFAQTEDEVAGIIGHEVAHVSLRHASRLYHEVMEINSRDEKELHSMTKVLLLYSHLEEFEQDADTKGILYAQKAGFNPKGLLDFLERHLNFMMHQRLFGMFDSAFTAAITARLNHLRECLSSLERSNN from the coding sequence ATGGTATTACCCAAAAGTCTGCTTTTTCATATAGCCATTCCTGCAATTATTTTCTTCTCCCCAGACCCGTTGAGTATAGCAGGCGATGATTGGCAACTCCATAATCCGCCTGCGGAAATAAGCGATGCAGAAGAGGTTGAGCTGGGAAAACACGTTGATGAGTATATCCGACATCAGTTTTATCTGGAAGACGACCCTGATTTTAATCAAGTCGTAAATAGCATCGTGCAAAGGGTAGTTGCCGCTTCCGACCGAAATACCCTCCCCTTTACCTGTGTCATCCTGCAATCTCTTTCAATTAACGCATTTTCCGCCCCCGGTGGCTACATCTATCTGACTTATGGTTTATTAAAGTTTGCGCAAACGGAAGATGAGGTAGCAGGAATTATTGGTCATGAAGTTGCCCACGTATCCCTGAGACATGCCTCAAGGCTATACCACGAGGTTATGGAAATTAATTCCCGCGATGAAAAAGAGCTTCATTCCATGACAAAGGTATTACTTTTGTATAGCCACCTTGAAGAGTTTGAACAGGATGCGGATACCAAGGGTATCTTGTATGCGCAAAAAGCCGGGTTTAATCCCAAAGGACTATTGGATTTTTTGGAAAGACACCTCAATTTTATGATGCATCAGAGACTGTTTGGTATGTTCGATTCTGCTTTTACCGCTGCGATTACGGCAAGATTGAACCATTTAAGAGAGTGTCTGTCCAGCTTAGAAAGGAGCAATAATTAG
- a CDS encoding sigma-54 dependent transcriptional regulator, whose product MSPYHALFVDLESDTNPHDNCRQLFRLVENIFSENKLSSQTITFFPPWPVSAIPDLIFMRSSMKISSLDLVHHLRKHWNQAVIYGFFCAKNFDSAEIFQSLASGMDDFFLCTITQKEFLLRLQRLIVWTKQAVNTAPLETVKRIFNHKQLIGKSPSFLNVIEKIPHLALSDAPVLVLGETGTGKELFTRAIHYNSQRHGRPFIPVNCGALPDQLFESEVFGHVKGAFTDASSEKKGLIAEAEGGTIFLDEVDTLSPSAQIKLLRFIQEFEYRPLGSSKSKVADVRLIAATNADLREKVKTKTFREDLYYRLNILKLHIPPLRERMEDIPLLVDFFLEHYALQYRRVKPRISPSAMQKLLAYSWPGNVRELEGVIQQSMVLCLATILQPDNINLSLPLQKDASGDHTFQGAKKQIVVQFERGYLVDLLAKQQGNITKAAKVAGLDRRAFQRLIKKYGIERNTFSVKNVP is encoded by the coding sequence ATGTCACCTTACCACGCTTTGTTTGTCGATCTTGAATCGGATACTAACCCGCACGACAACTGCAGACAGCTTTTCCGTCTTGTTGAGAATATCTTTTCAGAGAATAAGCTATCGTCTCAAACGATTACCTTTTTCCCACCTTGGCCAGTAAGCGCTATCCCTGATCTTATTTTCATGCGTTCTTCGATGAAAATATCCTCATTGGATCTTGTTCATCATCTCAGAAAACATTGGAACCAGGCGGTTATTTACGGGTTCTTTTGCGCAAAGAATTTTGACTCTGCAGAAATATTCCAATCCCTCGCCAGCGGTATGGATGATTTTTTTTTGTGTACTATTACACAGAAAGAATTTCTTTTGCGTTTACAACGTCTTATCGTGTGGACTAAACAAGCGGTAAATACCGCCCCTCTCGAAACCGTTAAGAGAATATTCAACCATAAACAACTCATAGGAAAATCTCCCTCTTTTTTGAATGTCATTGAGAAAATACCACACCTGGCGCTGTCAGATGCGCCGGTTTTGGTTTTGGGAGAGACAGGTACAGGAAAGGAGCTTTTTACACGAGCAATCCATTACAATAGCCAGCGGCATGGCAGACCGTTTATTCCGGTTAATTGTGGTGCATTGCCGGACCAACTCTTTGAAAGTGAGGTATTTGGGCATGTAAAAGGGGCATTTACCGATGCTTCATCAGAAAAAAAAGGGCTCATTGCCGAAGCGGAAGGAGGAACAATTTTTTTAGACGAAGTTGATACGTTAAGCCCGTCTGCTCAGATTAAGTTGCTTCGTTTTATACAGGAATTTGAATACCGTCCTCTCGGTTCCTCTAAAAGCAAAGTTGCCGATGTCCGTTTGATTGCTGCTACGAATGCCGACTTAAGAGAAAAGGTGAAGACAAAAACCTTCCGTGAAGACCTGTATTATCGTTTAAATATTCTGAAACTTCACATTCCGCCTCTTCGTGAGCGAATGGAAGATATCCCCCTTTTGGTGGATTTTTTCCTTGAACATTATGCGTTGCAATATCGGCGGGTGAAACCGCGGATTTCTCCCTCTGCCATGCAAAAACTCTTGGCTTATTCCTGGCCGGGAAACGTACGGGAGTTGGAAGGTGTGATCCAACAGTCCATGGTGCTCTGTCTTGCCACTATCCTGCAACCTGACAATATCAATCTTTCCTTACCTCTGCAAAAAGATGCTTCAGGAGATCATACCTTCCAGGGTGCCAAGAAGCAAATTGTTGTGCAGTTCGAACGAGGCTATTTGGTCGACCTTCTGGCAAAGCAGCAGGGAAATATCACGAAAGCTGCAAAAGTTGCGGGGTTAGACCGCAGGGCATTCCAACGTCTGATTAAAAAATATGGCATTGAACGGAATACATTCTCGGTTAAGAATGTACCATAG